The following are encoded together in the Pectobacterium wasabiae CFBP 3304 genome:
- a CDS encoding type IV secretion system protein gives MQTRNVFLALSLLVSTPALSAGIPVFDAASNTESINQWIQKLQQWQETVTHYKSELDAYKQQLATATGIRDIQGFLREAKSLKNDIEHLRKNGISLDDLLTNPSGYYSSDLQRLYNKYQSFDICNQSSSSQRYLESCKQLVLNQAVSIENTSEVQNKINSTLNDISDLSDRIANAKDSKESQDLANAVAAKSVQLNALTSQWEMSVKQAEQRSVMLTQQRQKAFNEQQLAAPIPDFNH, from the coding sequence ATGCAAACCAGAAACGTCTTTCTGGCGTTATCGCTATTGGTTTCCACACCCGCACTCAGCGCTGGTATCCCGGTGTTTGATGCCGCCAGTAATACCGAGTCAATTAACCAATGGATACAGAAACTCCAGCAATGGCAGGAAACGGTCACCCATTATAAAAGCGAACTTGATGCCTATAAGCAGCAACTAGCGACCGCAACAGGTATACGCGATATTCAGGGATTTCTCCGCGAGGCGAAAAGCCTGAAAAACGATATTGAACATCTCCGTAAAAATGGTATTTCACTGGATGACCTGCTGACCAACCCAAGCGGTTATTATTCTTCTGACCTTCAGCGCCTATATAACAAATATCAATCGTTCGATATTTGTAATCAGTCCAGTTCATCGCAACGTTATCTGGAAAGTTGCAAACAACTTGTCCTCAATCAGGCAGTATCGATTGAAAATACCAGCGAGGTCCAAAACAAGATTAATAGCACATTAAACGATATATCAGACTTATCCGACCGTATTGCCAACGCCAAAGACTCGAAAGAGTCACAGGACCTGGCTAACGCGGTAGCAGCCAAAAGCGTACAATTGAACGCATTAACCAGCCAATGGGAAATGTCAGTCAAGCAGGCTGAACAGCGTTCCGTGATGTTGACTCAACAGCGACAAAAAGCATTCAATGAACAACAACTCGCCGCTCCGATTCCTGACTTTAATCATTGA
- a CDS encoding EexN family lipoprotein — protein MKTSLCIFPIILSSLFLSGCDNPKSTQWYKEHPDEMSKRYKACESSGDDSQDCKNAREARFELRQENAKVPDLN, from the coding sequence ATGAAAACATCACTTTGCATTTTTCCGATTATTTTAAGCTCATTATTTCTATCGGGGTGTGACAACCCGAAATCAACGCAGTGGTACAAAGAACATCCGGATGAAATGAGTAAGCGATATAAAGCGTGTGAATCATCCGGTGATGACTCTCAAGATTGTAAAAATGCACGAGAAGCACGATTTGAACTCCGTCAGGAAAATGCCAAGGTTCCCGATTTGAATTAA
- the virB9 gene encoding P-type conjugative transfer protein VirB9, producing the protein MMLKTTVILWFLLMSSTAWGAAIPRSSTYDSRMQNVTYNSQNATIVNTRPGYLTTLLFDDDEEVIDAQAGFPKGWKVTKSDNRVGVSPNPITQPVTDDNGNNVNKVFLPTASEWRTNLFVVTSKRDYSLELNVLENDSPSQAFIIRFRYPDDERRRSEAASAARLKLLRQTQEKQQIATAFEQATTPRNWLYTKRVAAGSASIAPDFTYDNGRFIYLGFSPVKTLPSIFRVVNGQEQTVTPRITKHGNYTVVVVRAMSPQLVLRYGSAVVGIENTSFGIATTGSGDTVSPVVTLEAR; encoded by the coding sequence ATGATGCTGAAAACAACCGTGATCTTATGGTTCCTTCTGATGTCATCCACAGCCTGGGGCGCGGCGATACCGCGCAGCAGCACGTATGACAGCCGAATGCAGAATGTCACCTATAACAGTCAAAATGCGACCATCGTCAACACCCGCCCCGGCTACCTCACCACACTCCTGTTTGATGACGATGAAGAAGTCATCGACGCGCAGGCAGGGTTTCCGAAGGGCTGGAAAGTCACTAAAAGCGATAACCGGGTCGGTGTCAGCCCAAATCCCATAACCCAACCGGTAACCGATGATAACGGCAACAACGTCAATAAAGTGTTTCTGCCAACGGCGAGCGAGTGGAGAACCAATCTCTTTGTCGTGACATCAAAGCGCGACTACAGTCTGGAACTGAACGTACTGGAGAATGACTCGCCTTCACAGGCCTTTATTATCCGTTTTCGCTATCCGGATGACGAGCGCAGACGATCAGAGGCAGCCAGCGCAGCGCGTCTGAAACTCCTGCGTCAAACACAGGAAAAGCAGCAGATAGCGACAGCATTTGAGCAGGCTACCACGCCACGCAACTGGCTCTATACCAAGCGAGTCGCAGCGGGTTCAGCCTCCATTGCACCAGATTTTACTTACGATAATGGCCGCTTTATCTATCTCGGTTTTTCTCCCGTCAAAACCCTTCCGTCGATCTTCCGGGTCGTTAACGGGCAGGAACAAACCGTAACACCCCGCATAACCAAACACGGAAACTACACCGTGGTCGTCGTGCGGGCAATGTCGCCACAGTTGGTATTGCGCTACGGCAGCGCGGTAGTCGGGATTGAGAATACGTCATTCGGCATCGCCACTACTGGCAGCGGTGACACCGTTTCACCTGTCGTCACACTGGAGGCCAGATGA
- a CDS encoding virB8 family protein encodes MSETENIIASSRAFESVLLEKDEREKKMAWRIAVIGFALAAMAITALIILLPLKTTEIELWSVDKQTGRYEYMTRIKEQSISTEKALAQALAAHYVRLREGYNYFALQRDYDDVQLFNSDSVNRDYLDGFNSNQAPDVIFNKAEYVVSIDIISNVHATATAPDHLATLRIKRTIRRIVDNSVKTEVWNIRLTYRYLPRKQLTDSQREVNPLGFIVTSYQRDKELRGE; translated from the coding sequence ATGTCTGAAACAGAAAACATCATTGCGTCATCCCGCGCCTTTGAATCTGTCCTGCTGGAAAAGGATGAACGGGAAAAAAAGATGGCGTGGCGAATAGCGGTCATAGGGTTTGCTCTGGCCGCAATGGCGATCACCGCACTGATTATTCTGCTACCGCTGAAAACCACCGAAATCGAATTATGGTCGGTGGATAAACAGACCGGACGTTATGAATATATGACCCGGATTAAAGAGCAGAGTATTTCCACAGAGAAAGCACTGGCTCAGGCGTTAGCGGCGCATTATGTCAGGCTCCGCGAGGGCTATAACTATTTTGCTCTCCAGCGCGATTATGACGATGTACAGTTATTCAATAGCGACAGCGTTAACAGGGATTATCTCGACGGGTTTAACAGCAATCAGGCACCCGATGTCATTTTCAATAAAGCGGAATATGTCGTGTCTATCGACATTATTTCCAACGTTCACGCGACCGCTACAGCGCCTGACCATCTGGCAACCCTACGCATTAAACGGACTATCCGCCGCATTGTCGATAACTCGGTTAAAACAGAGGTCTGGAACATCCGCCTGACTTATCGCTACCTCCCACGAAAACAACTGACAGACAGCCAGCGAGAAGTGAATCCTCTGGGGTTCATCGTGACCAGCTACCAACGCGATAAAGAACTGAGGGGTGAATGA
- the virB10 gene encoding VirB10/TraB/TrbI family type IV secretion system protein, translating to MTDKADPETTEKTVTELEAEARERARSAMASQAPEQNTPPGQPEVTRFKKASSRRTLLVSLLSLGALIALALGGDRFLVALKQSDNKSIETSAPPSASTGQHERKNLGMDNNPFGLFGQDKQETATDNPPIQTASPSEPPALNKAAALVDGSSSAAESTQRGNTQASQTAPSDTQSYQNKGTPETTSGTEANDTNPGIAKVTSVRQLGLDPNLYLPVDRYIPCSMMRRFVSDVGGRISCLIGEDVYSANHYVKLLPAGTVARGIYRTGALQHGRSRMFVIWTELRTPEPGSLQIPLVDTEATGPLGEAGISGWIDTHFWERFGNALMLSTVQDVAAAASDSAPGKDRNTDYTENTRSAASEMAKTALENSINIPPTMYLNQGDLIGIMTGTDIDFSSVYQLRLKKRWYER from the coding sequence ATGACTGATAAAGCAGACCCAGAGACAACGGAAAAAACCGTGACGGAGCTGGAGGCTGAAGCCCGTGAACGCGCCCGTTCAGCGATGGCGAGTCAGGCACCAGAGCAAAACACACCTCCCGGCCAACCTGAAGTGACCCGCTTCAAAAAAGCCTCCAGCCGCCGGACGCTGCTGGTCAGCCTGCTAAGTCTAGGCGCACTGATTGCACTGGCATTGGGTGGAGATCGCTTCCTTGTCGCATTAAAGCAAAGCGATAATAAGTCGATTGAAACCTCAGCACCGCCATCAGCCAGTACAGGGCAACATGAGCGTAAAAACCTCGGTATGGACAATAATCCGTTCGGCCTGTTCGGTCAGGACAAACAGGAAACCGCAACAGATAATCCCCCAATACAGACTGCATCACCGTCAGAGCCACCTGCTTTAAATAAGGCGGCGGCACTAGTCGATGGGTCAAGCAGTGCCGCTGAATCCACACAACGCGGTAATACTCAGGCTTCACAAACTGCCCCTTCCGACACACAGAGCTATCAGAACAAAGGCACACCAGAAACCACGTCTGGCACAGAGGCTAACGACACCAATCCCGGTATTGCAAAAGTGACCAGCGTTAGGCAACTGGGTCTCGATCCCAATCTTTACCTTCCGGTTGATCGTTATATTCCATGCTCAATGATGCGGCGTTTTGTCTCTGACGTGGGCGGTCGTATTTCCTGCCTTATCGGCGAAGACGTCTACAGCGCTAACCATTACGTGAAGTTGCTCCCTGCCGGAACCGTCGCCAGAGGCATCTACCGCACCGGGGCGCTGCAACATGGCCGGAGCCGGATGTTTGTCATCTGGACGGAATTACGCACACCGGAACCCGGTAGCCTGCAAATTCCGCTGGTTGATACCGAAGCCACCGGCCCGCTGGGTGAGGCTGGGATTAGCGGCTGGATTGATACCCATTTCTGGGAACGGTTCGGCAATGCGTTGATGTTGAGCACCGTACAGGACGTGGCTGCCGCCGCATCAGATTCAGCACCGGGGAAAGACCGCAATACCGACTACACCGAAAACACCCGCTCTGCCGCGTCAGAAATGGCGAAAACGGCGTTAGAAAACAGCATCAATATCCCGCCCACGATGTACCTCAATCAGGGAGATTTGATCGGCATCATGACCGGTACGGATATCGATTTCTCTTCCGTTTATCAGCTACGTCTAAAAAAGAGGTGGTATGAGCGCTGA
- a CDS encoding type IV secretion system protein codes for MSGGMFVGMNNTITDGLHAVLRGQTSVYGDMVSIIAVSSFTLFVTYRGYQTLAGKLQTPVEDVIWDVGRMLLIMTFVLNLDGWLDLAISSINGLTDGVSGDDNVWVLLDTVWAKAQTIGQKLYQQDDSTYVKLNGGIAQLLVWGGAIVTLLFGSAVNLLAGIVIVLMTTTAPLFIFCLLYGFLIPMFNNWLKIIFTVILTIMFSALSIRIVINYLNGLLDKAVNFADSANIITLGVQCCVAGVISGVIIWFSAKIANALGGVAVQAALQGAAMGGLRGLAKPSSDAAKPVMKAGATGARLATKAGVSAATATGSLIAAGTSKALSAWQKRAASIDSMKRFNQQRNR; via the coding sequence ATGTCAGGTGGTATGTTTGTTGGAATGAACAACACAATCACTGACGGTTTACATGCCGTACTGCGGGGACAAACCTCTGTGTACGGCGATATGGTAAGCATTATTGCCGTCAGCTCCTTCACGTTATTTGTCACGTATCGGGGTTATCAAACCCTGGCTGGAAAACTCCAAACGCCTGTAGAAGATGTCATATGGGATGTCGGGCGAATGCTATTAATCATGACATTCGTTTTAAATCTCGATGGCTGGCTGGATTTAGCCATTTCTTCCATTAACGGATTAACTGACGGCGTCAGCGGTGATGACAATGTCTGGGTGTTACTGGATACCGTCTGGGCGAAAGCGCAAACGATAGGACAAAAGCTTTATCAACAGGATGATTCCACCTATGTAAAACTCAACGGCGGTATTGCCCAACTGCTGGTCTGGGGAGGTGCAATCGTCACTCTGCTATTTGGTTCGGCAGTTAACCTGTTAGCCGGAATTGTCATTGTATTAATGACCACCACTGCACCGTTATTTATTTTCTGCCTGCTGTATGGATTCCTTATTCCAATGTTTAACAACTGGCTGAAAATTATCTTCACGGTGATCCTGACGATTATGTTTTCCGCGTTATCCATCAGGATTGTCATTAATTATCTCAATGGCTTATTAGATAAAGCGGTTAACTTTGCAGATAGCGCCAATATCATCACACTGGGTGTTCAGTGCTGCGTTGCTGGTGTTATTTCCGGCGTCATTATCTGGTTTTCAGCCAAAATCGCGAACGCATTAGGTGGCGTTGCCGTTCAAGCAGCACTACAGGGTGCCGCTATGGGCGGCCTACGTGGGCTGGCGAAACCATCTTCTGACGCAGCGAAACCGGTCATGAAAGCCGGTGCGACAGGTGCGCGACTTGCGACAAAAGCGGGCGTCAGCGCCGCTACTGCAACAGGTTCACTTATCGCCGCAGGCACCAGCAAAGCCCTATCCGCATGGCAAAAACGTGCGGCGTCTATCGATAGCATGAAGCGTTTCAACCAACAGCGTAACCGCTAA
- a CDS encoding VirB4 family type IV secretion/conjugal transfer ATPase, with protein sequence MTTLNKALTRPAAIMGIPLVPFVIVSGAIVLLSVYTSYYLTLLLIPAWLEMKAKARTDIHYFGLLWLAFKTRGRFATNRYFGANAVLANHYDAVDVSEFTDKMKLNERITLDKYIPYSSHIHPHIIRNRSGDLVATWELDGTVFECEDEHHLTLLASHLNNLIRSYEGLPITFYIHRIREQYQDGFDASSGIPFSDEVTERYYQPINEQPLWRHRLFFTVCYVPFSMLEKKVMKTQPAGKRKVALDDALKEMLEHHEAINTTLSRYVATSLGLYEEKGRVYSSQLAFYHRLVTGKWQNVAVTRTPFYHTLSTPDVFFTTDTAECQTVGGSRFFRSLEIKDYSPETYTGLLDALLYAESEYVLTQSFTCMARDEAQNHIRLAEKRLNSTDDDAISQREELIVLRDLLQSGHVSCGKYHFSLLVSSASADQVVKETNALAQPFNDLGIMTSLSTLSLPAAYLAQLPGVYSLRPRLVVVSSQNYADMGSLHNFHPHKRNGNPWGEAIAILKSPGGGGYYLNLHDSQAGRDDFNEKTPGNTAIIGKTGSGKTLLMTMMKQLMQKYRNAATFSASATIKRLTTVYFDKDRAAEMSIRQMGGRYFRIRTGIPTGFNPFSLAPTRRNISFIKRLIRMLCRRDGKPLDPRDEERISTAVDTIMLDYPPEYRRYGITRLLEVLPEPPTKEARTNGLRIRLKQWAQDGELGWVFDNEEDTFNIGDIDNVGIDGTEFLDDDDIRGPITFYLLYRVTSLLDGRRLVMFMDEFWKWLADVEFSKFSLNMLKVIRKLNGIFIPATQSPDEIVRHPIAPAIIEQCSTQIFLANPKASHTDYVEKMKVPESVYDMVRSLDPSEHYMVILKTPLRAGETRPFVAMARMDLSGLGNITKILSGSEDNLKIFDAIYQEGMSPQDWKETFLNQAI encoded by the coding sequence ATGACCACCCTGAACAAAGCACTGACCCGCCCTGCCGCCATTATGGGCATTCCTCTCGTCCCGTTCGTGATCGTCAGCGGGGCTATTGTCCTGCTGTCGGTTTACACCAGCTATTACCTTACCTTGTTATTAATCCCTGCCTGGCTGGAAATGAAGGCAAAAGCCCGAACGGATATTCATTATTTCGGACTGCTGTGGCTGGCCTTTAAAACCCGTGGGCGATTTGCCACGAATCGATATTTCGGTGCCAATGCAGTGCTGGCAAACCACTATGACGCCGTCGATGTTTCGGAGTTTACCGATAAGATGAAATTAAACGAGCGCATCACGCTGGATAAGTACATTCCTTATTCCTCCCACATTCATCCTCACATAATACGAAATCGTTCCGGTGACTTAGTCGCTACTTGGGAATTGGACGGCACTGTTTTTGAATGTGAGGATGAACATCATCTGACATTGCTGGCAAGCCACCTTAACAACCTGATCCGCTCGTATGAAGGGCTACCGATCACTTTCTATATTCACCGCATACGAGAGCAATATCAGGATGGCTTTGATGCCAGTTCGGGCATCCCCTTTTCGGATGAAGTTACTGAGCGCTATTACCAACCAATAAACGAGCAACCACTCTGGCGGCACCGACTGTTTTTTACTGTCTGCTATGTCCCTTTCTCCATGCTGGAGAAAAAAGTCATGAAGACGCAGCCAGCCGGAAAAAGGAAAGTGGCGCTGGATGACGCCCTGAAAGAGATGCTGGAGCACCATGAAGCCATCAACACCACCCTGTCACGTTACGTGGCAACGTCTTTGGGCCTCTATGAGGAGAAAGGTCGGGTTTACTCTTCGCAACTGGCTTTCTACCATCGCCTGGTGACGGGGAAATGGCAGAACGTGGCAGTGACGCGCACACCGTTTTATCACACACTCAGCACGCCGGATGTGTTCTTCACCACCGATACCGCCGAATGTCAGACGGTCGGCGGTTCCCGCTTCTTCCGTAGTCTGGAAATTAAAGACTATTCACCGGAAACCTATACCGGGCTGCTCGATGCGCTGCTGTATGCCGAAAGCGAGTATGTGCTGACGCAGTCTTTCACCTGTATGGCACGGGATGAAGCGCAAAATCATATCCGACTGGCGGAAAAACGGCTGAACTCAACTGACGATGACGCCATTTCACAGCGTGAAGAATTGATCGTCTTACGTGATCTGCTTCAGTCCGGGCATGTGTCTTGCGGCAAGTATCACTTTTCCCTTCTGGTCTCGTCCGCCAGCGCCGATCAGGTGGTAAAGGAGACCAATGCGCTGGCCCAGCCTTTTAACGACCTCGGCATCATGACATCCCTGTCCACGCTGTCGTTACCTGCCGCCTATCTGGCTCAACTCCCCGGCGTCTACTCGCTGCGACCGCGGCTGGTGGTGGTCAGTAGCCAGAACTACGCAGATATGGGGAGTCTGCATAACTTTCATCCTCACAAGCGTAACGGCAATCCGTGGGGTGAGGCGATTGCCATCCTGAAATCCCCCGGTGGTGGCGGTTATTATCTGAACTTGCATGACAGTCAGGCAGGACGAGATGACTTCAATGAGAAAACGCCGGGGAATACCGCCATCATCGGTAAGACAGGTTCAGGAAAGACCCTGCTGATGACGATGATGAAACAGTTGATGCAGAAGTACCGCAATGCGGCGACATTCTCCGCCTCTGCCACCATCAAACGGCTGACCACCGTTTACTTTGATAAAGACAGAGCGGCGGAGATGTCGATCCGCCAGATGGGCGGTCGCTATTTCCGTATCCGAACCGGCATTCCTACCGGATTTAACCCATTTTCACTCGCACCTACTCGACGGAATATCAGCTTTATCAAGCGGCTGATCCGGATGCTGTGCCGTCGTGACGGTAAGCCACTTGATCCCCGCGATGAAGAGCGTATCAGCACAGCGGTGGATACCATTATGCTGGACTATCCGCCGGAATATCGCCGTTATGGTATTACCCGATTGCTGGAAGTATTGCCCGAACCACCGACCAAGGAGGCCCGAACTAACGGTCTGCGTATACGACTGAAGCAGTGGGCGCAGGATGGTGAACTTGGCTGGGTATTCGATAACGAGGAGGACACGTTCAACATCGGCGATATTGATAACGTTGGTATCGATGGTACGGAATTCCTGGATGATGACGACATTCGCGGGCCGATCACCTTTTACCTGCTGTACCGCGTCACCAGCCTGCTGGATGGTCGCCGACTGGTGATGTTCATGGATGAGTTCTGGAAATGGCTGGCTGATGTCGAGTTTTCTAAATTCTCCCTCAATATGCTCAAGGTGATTCGCAAACTGAACGGCATTTTTATCCCCGCCACCCAGTCACCCGATGAAATCGTCAGGCATCCCATCGCTCCGGCGATCATTGAGCAGTGCAGCACGCAAATCTTTCTCGCTAACCCCAAGGCCAGCCATACGGATTACGTGGAGAAAATGAAAGTCCCGGAAAGCGTTTACGACATGGTTCGCAGCCTCGATCCGAGCGAGCACTATATGGTTATCCTAAAAACACCACTGCGTGCTGGTGAAACTCGCCCGTTTGTCGCCATGGCAAGAATGGATTTATCGGGGCTCGGGAACATCACCAAAATCCTGAGCGGCAGCGAAGACAACCTGAAAATATTTGATGCTATTTATCAGGAAGGCATGTCCCCTCAAGACTGGAAAGAAACGTTCCTTAACCAGGCTATCTGA